A section of the Elizabethkingia anophelis R26 genome encodes:
- a CDS encoding MepB family protein, translating to MNEELHKLENRLLKNIDLKISAITQDAECEEYFGYNFRLKQLNIKYRKAKVTPKKNGLFVTLWKRNIKGQTEPFNHNDPFNFYIIAGEHSDKSGYFIFPRLLLAEKHILTSDSKEGKRGFRIYTPWDISLNKQAEKLSYGNQNTLLIWHYLKI from the coding sequence ATGAATGAAGAACTCCACAAACTGGAAAATAGACTATTAAAAAATATTGATCTTAAGATATCAGCTATAACTCAGGACGCTGAATGTGAAGAATATTTTGGCTATAATTTTCGGTTGAAGCAATTGAATATAAAATACAGAAAAGCGAAAGTAACTCCCAAAAAGAACGGGCTGTTTGTAACTTTATGGAAAAGAAATATTAAAGGACAGACAGAACCATTTAATCATAATGACCCTTTCAATTTCTATATTATCGCAGGAGAACATAGTGACAAGTCCGGTTATTTTATTTTTCCAAGATTATTGCTGGCTGAAAAACATATTCTGACATCTGATTCCAAAGAAGGGAAACGAGGATTTAGAATATATACTCCATGGGATATTTCACTAAACAAACAGGCGGAAAAACTCAGCTATGGCAATCAGAATACTTTATTGATATGGCATTACCTGAAGATCTGA
- a CDS encoding TolC family protein encodes MNSKRIIHITAGIALVSGLVTSCKVQKYEQPKLTVPESYGSQQANIEDFQNIAKISYRDFYKDPVLVALIDKALAGNNDLQVALKQIELASLGFQQSKWGNIPKVSLNIANASINRPSDNSINGISASQFLGKRYTEDYTTAVSLSWEADIWGKIKNTKEEALASYLQTQEAAKAVKTRLVAEVAQGYYNLLMLDKQLEITKSNLALSDKTLALIKKQFEVGIGTALAVQQQETNQDQIRKNIPVIESAISTQEHALNILTGSFPSRVERNISLDSTEAPAGLSTGIPSELLSYRPDIKTQELNFRRSVASINIAKANMYPVLNITAQGGLNAFKASDWFSIPGSLFGMAAGSLMQPLLQGKQLKTQYEQSKISSQQAELQFKQSVIQAVGEVSDVLVQTDKLKEQRSIAEALVKRSNETVKNAETLFKYSEASYLEMLVAQTNKLQAELDLANIKTQQLNATTSLYRALGGGWQ; translated from the coding sequence ATGAATTCAAAAAGAATCATCCATATAACAGCAGGGATAGCCTTGGTATCAGGATTAGTTACATCCTGTAAAGTTCAGAAGTATGAACAACCTAAACTTACGGTACCAGAAAGCTACGGCAGTCAGCAAGCCAATATCGAGGATTTTCAGAATATTGCCAAAATCAGCTACAGGGATTTCTATAAGGACCCTGTACTGGTTGCACTGATCGATAAAGCCCTGGCCGGAAACAACGACTTGCAGGTTGCGCTAAAACAAATAGAACTGGCATCCTTAGGATTCCAGCAGTCAAAATGGGGAAATATTCCTAAGGTAAGCCTGAATATTGCAAATGCCAGCATTAACAGACCATCGGACAACAGTATCAATGGTATTAGTGCAAGTCAGTTTTTAGGTAAAAGATATACCGAAGATTATACAACTGCTGTATCTCTTTCTTGGGAAGCAGATATCTGGGGAAAAATTAAAAATACCAAAGAGGAAGCTCTAGCCAGCTATTTGCAAACACAGGAAGCTGCAAAAGCTGTAAAGACAAGATTGGTTGCAGAAGTAGCACAAGGTTATTATAATCTTCTGATGCTGGACAAGCAACTGGAGATTACAAAATCCAATCTGGCATTAAGTGATAAAACTTTAGCACTGATCAAAAAGCAATTTGAAGTTGGTATAGGAACCGCACTTGCTGTTCAACAGCAAGAAACCAATCAGGATCAGATCAGAAAAAACATTCCGGTAATCGAGAGCGCAATAAGCACTCAGGAACACGCACTGAATATCCTGACAGGTTCATTTCCTTCCAGAGTGGAGCGTAATATCAGTCTGGATTCTACAGAAGCGCCAGCTGGTTTATCCACGGGGATTCCTTCAGAATTGTTGAGTTACCGTCCGGATATTAAAACACAGGAACTTAATTTCAGACGAAGTGTTGCTTCTATTAATATTGCAAAAGCCAATATGTACCCAGTACTTAATATTACAGCACAGGGTGGTCTTAATGCTTTTAAGGCAAGTGACTGGTTTAGCATTCCCGGATCTTTGTTCGGAATGGCTGCCGGATCATTAATGCAGCCATTATTACAAGGGAAGCAACTAAAAACCCAGTATGAGCAGTCAAAAATTTCTTCCCAACAGGCAGAATTACAATTCAAGCAAAGTGTGATTCAGGCTGTGGGCGAAGTATCAGATGTTTTAGTTCAGACTGATAAATTAAAAGAGCAACGTTCTATCGCGGAAGCATTGGTAAAGAGATCGAATGAAACGGTAAAAAATGCGGAAACTCTATTTAAATATAGTGAAGCGTCTTACCTTGAAATGTTAGTAGCACAAACCAATAAGCTTCAGGCCGAACTGGATCTGGCCAATATAAAAACCCAGCAACTTAATGCTACCACCTCCCTATATCGTGCTCTGGGAGGCGGATGGCAATAA
- a CDS encoding voltage-gated chloride channel family protein has product MSIKKQKSVSKKFSLSIQVFFRRYPSTLYLLRWLLITLFIGTLIGSASAFFLQTLDWATNFRENHLWLIALLPIGGFLIGLLYYYLGKDIEAGNNLLIDTIHDPKQIIPFRMAPFVYIGTIATHFFGGSAGREGTALQMAGAIADQFSKPFRLNAGERAILIIAAIAAGFGSVFGTPLAGALFGLEVFLIGRIRYNAIFPAFAASIIADLVTKMWQTHHTHYHISFIPDISFLNILYAIMAGIFFGLCASTFSKIIHWAGRIFKSKISYPPLRPFVGGIIVASAVWIIGTTKYIGLGIPTIVASFDQQLPAYDFALKMLFTIVTLSAGFKGGEVTPLFFIGATLGNALSYFIPLPPGLLAGMGFVAVFAGATNTPIACMIMAIELFGSECGVYVAIACVVAYLLSGNNSIYGKQMIGDAKNPRFMNLQGKRLNDL; this is encoded by the coding sequence ATGTCAATAAAAAAGCAAAAATCAGTCAGCAAAAAATTCAGCTTATCTATACAGGTATTTTTCAGACGCTACCCTTCTACCCTATATCTATTAAGATGGTTACTCATCACTCTTTTTATAGGTACTTTAATAGGATCTGCTTCTGCATTCTTTTTACAGACACTGGATTGGGCAACTAATTTCAGAGAAAATCATTTATGGTTAATCGCCTTATTGCCTATAGGCGGTTTCCTTATAGGATTGCTTTATTATTATTTAGGAAAGGATATAGAAGCCGGAAATAATCTGTTAATAGACACTATCCACGATCCTAAACAGATTATTCCATTCCGAATGGCTCCGTTCGTATATATCGGAACTATTGCCACACACTTCTTTGGAGGTTCTGCCGGCCGTGAAGGTACAGCACTGCAAATGGCTGGTGCTATTGCCGATCAGTTTAGCAAACCCTTCAGACTAAATGCCGGTGAACGTGCAATTTTAATTATTGCAGCAATAGCTGCCGGATTTGGTTCAGTTTTCGGGACACCTTTAGCAGGTGCATTGTTCGGACTGGAAGTCTTTTTGATTGGCAGAATAAGATATAATGCAATTTTTCCGGCATTTGCTGCTTCCATTATAGCTGACCTTGTGACTAAAATGTGGCAGACACATCATACTCATTATCATATTAGTTTTATTCCGGATATCTCCTTTCTGAACATTCTCTACGCTATCATGGCAGGAATATTCTTTGGGTTATGTGCTTCCACTTTTAGTAAAATCATACACTGGGCCGGAAGGATATTCAAATCAAAAATATCTTATCCACCGTTAAGGCCTTTTGTTGGAGGTATTATTGTAGCCTCAGCAGTTTGGATTATAGGCACTACCAAATATATAGGATTAGGAATCCCTACTATTGTTGCTTCTTTTGATCAGCAATTGCCGGCCTATGACTTTGCACTGAAAATGCTCTTCACCATCGTTACTTTATCTGCAGGATTTAAAGGTGGTGAAGTAACACCGTTGTTTTTTATTGGCGCTACATTAGGAAATGCTTTAAGTTATTTTATTCCGCTTCCGCCAGGGCTTCTGGCCGGAATGGGATTCGTAGCCGTTTTTGCAGGAGCTACCAACACTCCTATTGCCTGTATGATTATGGCTATAGAACTCTTTGGAAGTGAATGTGGTGTTTATGTTGCTATCGCCTGTGTCGTTGCTTATTTATTATCCGGAAACAACAGTATCTATGGTAAGCAAATGATAGGTGATGCCAAAAATCCCAGATTCATGAACCTTCAGGGAAAAAGACTAAATGATCTTTAA
- a CDS encoding SDR family oxidoreductase, with product MQRFKDKFALITGGTNGMGYATAKQFIEEGGFAIVTGRSNASVHKAISRLGERAFGIVSNAGDMRDIFQLQKNVKQFTNNIDLLFVNAGYGQFASVEQANEAHFDELFNMLVKGTFFTVQQILPLMKSGSSVVLNTSFVTETGTPYFAVYSAAKAAVKSFIKTFAAEFTEKGICVNGISPGHIKTNIFNNTGLNQQQIDEAVENLIPTIPFRRQGEPSEIANAVLFLASQEASYIHGTELAVDAGISVISS from the coding sequence ATGCAAAGATTTAAAGATAAATTTGCTCTGATTACAGGAGGAACCAACGGTATGGGTTATGCTACCGCGAAACAATTTATAGAGGAAGGCGGATTCGCTATTGTTACGGGCAGAAGTAATGCTTCGGTACATAAAGCTATAAGCCGGCTAGGTGAAAGAGCATTTGGAATAGTATCCAATGCCGGAGATATGCGGGATATTTTCCAGCTTCAGAAAAATGTAAAACAATTTACTAACAATATCGATTTACTTTTTGTAAATGCTGGTTACGGGCAGTTTGCCTCGGTGGAACAAGCCAATGAAGCACATTTTGATGAACTTTTCAATATGCTTGTAAAAGGAACTTTCTTTACAGTTCAACAGATTCTCCCTTTAATGAAATCCGGTAGTTCTGTAGTTCTTAATACTTCTTTTGTCACCGAAACCGGAACACCTTATTTCGCTGTTTATTCTGCTGCAAAAGCAGCTGTAAAATCATTTATAAAAACCTTTGCTGCCGAATTTACAGAAAAAGGTATTTGTGTAAACGGTATCAGCCCCGGACATATTAAAACAAATATTTTTAACAATACAGGACTGAATCAGCAGCAAATTGATGAAGCTGTAGAAAATCTTATTCCTACGATTCCGTTCAGAAGGCAGGGTGAGCCGTCCGAAATAGCCAATGCTGTGCTTTTTCTGGCTTCACAGGAAGCCTCTTATATCCATGGAACAGAATTAGCAGTTGATGCAGGAATTTCGGTTATCAGTTCCTAA
- a CDS encoding YihY/virulence factor BrkB family protein, which translates to MLKHIKFFWEVLRDTFTEWNDSSAMKDSASLAYYAIFSIPGLLIIIIWIAGNFFGEEAIRGEISEQISGFMGTDVAKSVESLIAGALIDKQNTFMKVVGVGALVFGSTTLFFQLQHSLNTLWDIQSAPKKALLKFLLDRANSLGMILILGFLLMITMILSSLISLFNNWITQYFGFETYMLVELVNFAIGFGLVMLLFALMFKVLPDVQVSWKPVWKGALLTTILFTLGKFLLSLYFGKVKPTSAFGTAGTVILIMMWINYTCMLIFFGAKFTKVYAYKKGYKIIPSKHARWSQAKLYEESLKSES; encoded by the coding sequence ATGCTGAAACACATTAAATTTTTCTGGGAAGTTCTGAGAGATACCTTTACGGAGTGGAATGACTCTTCTGCGATGAAAGATTCTGCAAGTTTGGCTTATTATGCAATATTTTCCATTCCCGGTCTGCTGATCATTATTATCTGGATTGCCGGAAACTTTTTTGGCGAAGAGGCGATTCGTGGAGAGATAAGTGAACAGATCAGTGGATTCATGGGGACAGATGTGGCTAAAAGTGTAGAAAGTTTGATAGCAGGTGCACTCATCGATAAGCAGAATACTTTTATGAAAGTTGTCGGTGTAGGTGCTTTGGTATTTGGTTCTACAACTTTGTTTTTCCAGTTGCAGCATTCATTGAATACCCTTTGGGATATACAGTCAGCACCTAAAAAGGCTTTACTGAAATTTCTTTTGGATAGGGCAAACTCGCTGGGAATGATTCTTATTCTTGGATTTTTGCTTATGATTACCATGATTTTATCTTCATTAATCAGCTTGTTCAATAACTGGATTACCCAATATTTTGGTTTCGAGACTTATATGCTCGTAGAGCTGGTGAATTTTGCTATTGGTTTCGGACTGGTGATGCTTCTGTTTGCTCTGATGTTTAAGGTTCTTCCGGATGTGCAGGTAAGCTGGAAACCGGTATGGAAAGGTGCTTTACTTACAACCATACTCTTTACGCTGGGTAAATTTTTATTAAGCCTTTATTTTGGAAAAGTAAAACCCACTTCAGCATTCGGGACTGCGGGAACAGTTATCCTGATTATGATGTGGATTAATTATACATGCATGCTTATTTTCTTTGGTGCGAAATTTACCAAAGTATATGCCTATAAAAAAGGTTATAAAATTATTCCGTCCAAACATGCTAGATGGAGTCAGGCTAAGCTTTATGAAGAAAGTCTGAAATCTGAAAGCTAA